One genomic segment of Sorex araneus isolate mSorAra2 chromosome X, mSorAra2.pri, whole genome shotgun sequence includes these proteins:
- the LOC129400046 gene encoding dynein light chain Tctex-type protein 2B-like, with the protein MASYRAVSFSVAQSNSTVDGVAETENLGESENTYILRPIFQQRFRPYVVKDCIHAVIKEELANVEYSPEEMPQLRKHLSESIKDKLKEMGFDRYKMVVQVVIGEQRGEGVFMSARCFWDADTDNYMHDVFMNDSLFCVAAAFGCFYY; encoded by the coding sequence ATGGCTTCGTATCGGGCCGTCTCCTTCTCGGTAGCGCAGTCCAACAGCACGGTCGATGGGGTGGCAGAGACGGAGAATCTGGGGGAGTCTGAGAACACCTACATTCTGAGGCCCATTTTCCAGCAAAGGTTCAGGCCCTATGTGGTTAAAGACTGCATCCATGCTGTGATCAAGGAGGAATTGGCAAATGTTGAATATTCTCCAGAAGAAATGCCTCAGCTCAGAAAACATTTATCAGAAAGCATTAAAGATAAGTTAAAAGAAATGGGATTTGATCGATATAAAATGGTGGTACAAGTAGTGATTGGAGAACAAAGAGGTGAAGGAGTATTCATGTCTGCCCGCTGTTTCTGGGATGCTGACACGGACAACTACATGCATGATGTCTTCATGAATGACAGTTTATTCTGTGTTGCAGCAGCATTCGGATGTTTCTACTATTGA